A genome region from Anastrepha ludens isolate Willacy chromosome 3, idAnaLude1.1, whole genome shotgun sequence includes the following:
- the LOC128856299 gene encoding glycine-rich selenoprotein-like produces the protein MVYIDRDGRVLERRPWSIARVLEIFTGVWFVVVTFFRTLMAPFMNNDNNSGSSGNRRGGWGSGGGGGGGPGGGGGGRGGGGGGGFNEGLRPNRRIGRVVNTSMDCNIPGGG, from the exons ATGGTATACATAGATCGag ATGGTCGTGTTTTGGAGCGGCGGCCATGGAGCATAGCACGCGTTTTGGAGATTTTCACAGGCGTTTGGTTTGTGGTGGTCACTTT ctTCAGAACGCTAATGGCCCCCTTCATGAACAACGACAATAACAGCGGCAGTAGCGGCAATCGGCGTGGCGGTTGGGGCTCTGGCGGTGGAGGTGGTGGTGGTCCAGGTGGGGGCGGTGGAGGTCGCGGTGGCGGCGGAGGAGGAGGATTCAACGAAGGTCTACGTCCAAACCGTCGCATTGGTCGCGTGGTGAATACATCAATGGATTGTAATATACCCGGTGGCGGATGA
- the LOC128857112 gene encoding regucalcin-like: MDLLSLIIISLILCSSANEAEIDEEATILYKIEPLPNSYAHFGEGPHWDIETQSLYYVDIDAGKILRYDYQQNKVYHSKIEGIALASFIVPIEGQSGKFVVGSGRSVIVVSWDGVSETSKVDRVLFSVLPGEKYVVYRFNDGKADPRGRLFAGTMRYEGDVLNDRSNELYKYEKGSKVTVVKTDVSISNGLAWNEQTKKMYYIDTSDCNVKEYDYDFDAGVPSNPKVVLNLCNSNPQDNLWPDGLTIDSKGNLYVAINNGHAIYKVNPSTGIVLLEIKFPTKQITSAAWGGPNLDILYVTTSASPNLPAPAGTTYKVTGLGAKGLPMSKVQL, encoded by the exons ATGGATCTGTtaagtttaataataatttcacttATTTTGTGCTCAAGCGCCAATGAGGCGGAAATTGACGAGGAAGCAACG ATCTTGTACAAAATCGAGCCATTACCAAACTCTTACGCCCACTTCGGTGAAGGTCCTCACTGGGATATCGAGACGCAGAGTCTCTACTATGTCGATATTGATGCTGGCAAAATATTACGCTATGACTACCAGCAGAACAAGGTGTACCATAGCAAAATCGAGGGTATAGCTCTAGCCTCCTTCATCGTGCCCATTGAGGGTCAGAGTGGCAAGTTTGTCGTTGGATCCGGACGCAGTGTAATAGTTGTTTCATGGGATGGTGTTTCCGAGACAAGCAAAGTAGATCGCGTACTCTTTTCAGTGCTACCCGGTGAAAAATATGTTGTTTATCGCTTTAACGATGGCAAAGCCGATCCACGCGGTCGCCTCTTTGCCGGCACTATGCGTTATGAGGGCGATGTGCTTAATGATCGTTCGAACGAATTGTACAAATATGAAAAGGGTAGCAAAGTAACGGTGGTGAAGACGGATGTGAGCATTTCCAATGGTTTGGCTTGGAACGAGCAGACGAAGAAAATGTACTATATTGACACGTCCGACTGTAACGTGAAAGAGTACGATTATGACTTTGATGCCGGTGTACCAA GTAACCCAAAAgttgttttaaatttgtgtaACTCGAACCCGCAGGACAATCTGTGGCCCGACGGTTTAACCATTGACAGCAAAGGAAATCTCTATGTTGCCATAAACAATGGACATGCCATTTACAAGGTCAACCCAAG CACCGGCATAGTTCTTCTGGAAATCAAGTTCCCCACCAAGCAAATTACTTCAGCCGCCTGGGGTGGTCCCAATCTCGATATTTTGTATGTGACCACATCGGCTTCACCTAACCTACCCGCACCGGCTGGCACCACTTACAAAGTTACCGGCTTAGGCGCGAAGGGTTTACCAATGTCAAAGGTTCAACTTTAA
- the LOC128857111 gene encoding regucalcin-like isoform X2 has product MSFKIEPLPNSYAHLGEGPHWDVETQNLYYVDIEAGKILRYDYQENKVYGSKVEGIDLAGFIVPVAGQSDKFVVGAGRSVIVVSWDGVSETSKVDRVLFSVQPGDKYVRNRFNDGKADPRGRLFAGTMIYVGDEFKERFGELYKYEKGGKVSVVKTDVGISNGLAWNEQTKKMYYIDTADYEVKEYDYDFDAGVPSNPKVVFNLRKSNPKDNLLPDGLTIDSDGNLYVCTFNGHTIYKINPSTGKVLLEIKFPTKQITSAAWGGPNLDILYVTTSAKFDQPAPAGTTYKITGLGAKGLPMAKVTL; this is encoded by the exons ATGTCGTTCAAAATCGAGCCATTGCCCAACTCCTATGCCCACCTCGGTGAAGGTCCTCACTGGGACGTCGAGACGCAGAATCTCTACTACGTTGATATCGAAGCTGGCAAAATATTGCGCTATGACTACCAGGAGAACAAAGTGTACGGCAGCAAAGTCGAGGGTATAGATCTAGCCGGTTTCATCGTGCCCGTCGCTGGTCAGAGTGACAAGTTTGTCGTCGGTGCCGGACGCAGTGTAATAGTTGTTTCATGGGATGGTGTTTCCGAGACAAGCAAAGTAGATCGCGTACTCTTTTCAGTGCAACCCGGTGACAAATATGTTAGGAACCGCTTCAACGATGGCAAAGCCGATCCACGTGGCCGCCTCTTTGCCGGCACTATGATTTATGTGGGCGATGAGTTCAAGGAGCGTTTCGGTGAATTGTACAAATATGAAAAGGGTGGCAAAGTATCGGTGGTGAAGACGGATGTGGGCATTTCCAATGGCTTGGCTTGGAACGAGCAGACGAAGAAAATGTACTACATTGACACGGCCGACTACGAGGTGAAGGAGTACGATTACGACTTTGATGCCGGTGTACCAA GTAACCCAAAAGTTGTTTTCAATTTGCGTAAATCAAACCCGAAGGACAACCTGTTGCCCGATGGCTTGACCATTGACAGCGATGGAAATCTCTATGTGTGCACATTCAACGGACACACCATTTACAAGATCAACCCAAG CACCGGCAAAGTTCTTCTGGAAATCAAGTTCCCCACCAAGCAAATCACTTCAGCCGCCTGGGGTGGTCCCAATCTCGATATTTTGTATGTGACGACATCGGCTAAATTCGACCAACCTGCACCGGCTGGCACCACTTACAAGATCACTGGCTTAGGCGCGAAGGGTTTGCCAATGGCCAAGGTCACTCTTTAA
- the LOC128857111 gene encoding regucalcin-like isoform X1 → MNLLSLIIISLILCSNAKEAEIGEEATMSFKIEPLPNSYAHLGEGPHWDVETQNLYYVDIEAGKILRYDYQENKVYGSKVEGIDLAGFIVPVAGQSDKFVVGAGRSVIVVSWDGVSETSKVDRVLFSVQPGDKYVRNRFNDGKADPRGRLFAGTMIYVGDEFKERFGELYKYEKGGKVSVVKTDVGISNGLAWNEQTKKMYYIDTADYEVKEYDYDFDAGVPSNPKVVFNLRKSNPKDNLLPDGLTIDSDGNLYVCTFNGHTIYKINPSTGKVLLEIKFPTKQITSAAWGGPNLDILYVTTSAKFDQPAPAGTTYKITGLGAKGLPMAKVTL, encoded by the exons ATGAATCTGTtaagtttaataataatttcacttATTTTGTGCTCAAACGCTAAAGAGGCGGAAATTGGCGAGGAAGCAACG ATGTCGTTCAAAATCGAGCCATTGCCCAACTCCTATGCCCACCTCGGTGAAGGTCCTCACTGGGACGTCGAGACGCAGAATCTCTACTACGTTGATATCGAAGCTGGCAAAATATTGCGCTATGACTACCAGGAGAACAAAGTGTACGGCAGCAAAGTCGAGGGTATAGATCTAGCCGGTTTCATCGTGCCCGTCGCTGGTCAGAGTGACAAGTTTGTCGTCGGTGCCGGACGCAGTGTAATAGTTGTTTCATGGGATGGTGTTTCCGAGACAAGCAAAGTAGATCGCGTACTCTTTTCAGTGCAACCCGGTGACAAATATGTTAGGAACCGCTTCAACGATGGCAAAGCCGATCCACGTGGCCGCCTCTTTGCCGGCACTATGATTTATGTGGGCGATGAGTTCAAGGAGCGTTTCGGTGAATTGTACAAATATGAAAAGGGTGGCAAAGTATCGGTGGTGAAGACGGATGTGGGCATTTCCAATGGCTTGGCTTGGAACGAGCAGACGAAGAAAATGTACTACATTGACACGGCCGACTACGAGGTGAAGGAGTACGATTACGACTTTGATGCCGGTGTACCAA GTAACCCAAAAGTTGTTTTCAATTTGCGTAAATCAAACCCGAAGGACAACCTGTTGCCCGATGGCTTGACCATTGACAGCGATGGAAATCTCTATGTGTGCACATTCAACGGACACACCATTTACAAGATCAACCCAAG CACCGGCAAAGTTCTTCTGGAAATCAAGTTCCCCACCAAGCAAATCACTTCAGCCGCCTGGGGTGGTCCCAATCTCGATATTTTGTATGTGACGACATCGGCTAAATTCGACCAACCTGCACCGGCTGGCACCACTTACAAGATCACTGGCTTAGGCGCGAAGGGTTTGCCAATGGCCAAGGTCACTCTTTAA